In Streptomyces chartreusis NRRL 3882, the following are encoded in one genomic region:
- a CDS encoding glycoside hydrolase family 2 protein: MLEATPLGDGWILRHEPEPLPASVPGCVHTDLMAAGVIPDPFLGLGESEVAWVGRRDWTYERELTSASAQEQTDLVFDGLDTVAEISLDGRLLGKVRNMHRSYRFDVTGLSGRLSVRFVSAYAEAEAVRGRLGERPAAYAEPYQYLRKMACSFGWDWGPTLVTAGIWRPVRLEHWSTARIARVRPLVTVDEGVGVVELAVDVERTRVEAPLALEATVGGVRARAEIEGAGGVVRLRVPDVRLWWPRGYGEQPLYDVRLRLLHGDDPLDGWRRRIGFRTVELDRRPDAHGTGFTLVVNGERLFARGVNWIPDDVFPSRITRERYRERLEQAAGAGVDLVRIWGGGIYESEDFYDACDELGLLVWQDFPFACAAYPEEQPLRGEVEAEARENVVRLMPHPSLVLWNGNNENLWGFRDWGWEPRLAGDSWGEGYYLGVLPRVVAELDPTRPYTAGSPWSGSWDRHPNDPAHGTHHSWEVWNREDYADYRRCVPRFVAEFGWQAPPAYATLRRALPGEELAPDSPGMLHHQKADDGNGKLERGLARHFTVPKGDFDRWHYLMQVNQARAVAAGIEHWRSHWPVCAGTVVWQLNDCWPVTSWAAIDGDGREKPLYHELRRLYADRLLTLQERDGGLVLAAVNQAAADWTPTLALRRMSVRGEVLGQVAVEVTARKRSVACVEVPRELTPTGPDEFLVADAGGYGGGGVAGGAGGGVAGGAGGTARAGGNGDPGTGSGPGTASDPNAHGDPGADGSGRAGAGSDPSAGGNATADADGGPDAGDSPNTGGSPNAGGGPGAGGLRALYFPVPDREVLYPTPRFDVALAPGGITVTARTLVRDLLLQADRLDPQARADRGLVTLLPGEEVTIGVRGWKTPDAESARSALYCVEPTR; encoded by the coding sequence TCCTGGGTCTGGGCGAGTCCGAGGTGGCGTGGGTGGGGCGCCGGGACTGGACGTACGAGCGCGAGCTGACGAGCGCGTCCGCGCAGGAGCAGACCGACCTGGTCTTCGACGGGCTCGACACCGTCGCCGAGATCTCCCTGGACGGGCGGCTGCTGGGCAAGGTGCGGAACATGCACCGCTCGTACCGGTTCGACGTGACGGGGCTGTCCGGGCGGCTGTCCGTGCGGTTCGTCTCCGCCTACGCCGAGGCCGAGGCCGTGCGGGGACGGCTGGGCGAGCGGCCCGCCGCATACGCCGAGCCCTACCAGTACCTGCGCAAGATGGCCTGCTCCTTCGGCTGGGACTGGGGGCCGACCCTGGTGACGGCCGGGATCTGGCGGCCGGTGCGCCTGGAGCACTGGTCGACGGCCCGGATCGCCCGGGTGCGTCCGCTGGTCACCGTCGACGAGGGGGTGGGCGTCGTCGAGTTGGCCGTGGACGTCGAGCGGACCCGGGTCGAGGCACCGCTCGCCCTGGAGGCGACGGTGGGCGGGGTGCGGGCGCGCGCGGAGATCGAGGGGGCGGGCGGGGTCGTACGGCTGCGGGTACCGGACGTCCGGCTGTGGTGGCCGCGCGGCTACGGCGAACAGCCGCTGTACGACGTCCGGTTGCGGCTGCTGCACGGCGACGACCCGCTGGACGGGTGGCGGCGGCGGATCGGCTTCCGGACGGTGGAGCTGGACCGGCGGCCCGACGCGCACGGCACCGGCTTCACGCTCGTCGTCAACGGCGAGCGGCTCTTCGCACGGGGCGTCAACTGGATCCCCGACGACGTCTTCCCCTCCCGGATCACCCGCGAACGGTACCGGGAGCGGCTGGAGCAGGCCGCCGGGGCGGGCGTGGACCTCGTGCGGATCTGGGGCGGCGGTATCTACGAGAGCGAGGACTTCTACGACGCCTGCGACGAGCTCGGGCTGCTGGTCTGGCAGGACTTCCCGTTCGCGTGCGCGGCCTACCCGGAGGAGCAGCCGCTGCGGGGCGAGGTGGAGGCGGAGGCCCGGGAGAACGTCGTCCGGCTGATGCCGCATCCGTCGCTGGTGCTGTGGAACGGCAACAACGAGAACCTGTGGGGCTTCCGGGACTGGGGATGGGAGCCGCGGCTGGCCGGGGACTCCTGGGGCGAGGGGTACTACCTGGGCGTACTGCCGCGTGTGGTGGCCGAGTTGGATCCGACGCGGCCGTACACGGCGGGGAGCCCCTGGTCCGGGTCATGGGACCGGCATCCGAACGATCCGGCGCACGGCACGCACCACTCCTGGGAGGTGTGGAACCGGGAGGACTACGCCGACTACCGGCGATGCGTGCCCCGGTTCGTCGCCGAGTTCGGCTGGCAGGCGCCGCCCGCGTACGCCACGCTGCGGCGGGCGCTGCCCGGGGAGGAGCTCGCGCCGGACTCCCCCGGCATGCTGCACCACCAGAAGGCCGACGACGGCAACGGCAAGCTGGAGCGGGGGCTGGCCCGGCATTTCACCGTGCCGAAGGGGGACTTCGACCGCTGGCACTACCTGATGCAGGTCAACCAGGCACGGGCGGTCGCCGCCGGCATCGAGCACTGGCGGTCGCACTGGCCGGTGTGCGCGGGCACGGTCGTCTGGCAGCTCAACGACTGCTGGCCGGTGACGTCCTGGGCGGCGATCGACGGGGACGGGCGGGAGAAGCCGCTCTACCACGAGCTGAGGCGGCTGTACGCGGACCGGTTGCTGACGCTCCAGGAGCGGGACGGCGGGCTGGTGCTGGCCGCCGTCAACCAGGCGGCCGCGGACTGGACGCCGACCCTGGCCCTGCGGCGGATGTCCGTCCGGGGCGAGGTACTGGGGCAGGTGGCCGTGGAGGTGACGGCACGGAAGCGGAGCGTGGCGTGTGTGGAGGTCCCGCGCGAGCTCACGCCGACCGGCCCCGATGAGTTCCTTGTCGCGGATGCGGGCGGGTACGGGGGCGGGGGTGTGGCTGGAGGCGCGGGCGGGGGTGTGGCTGGAGGCGCGGGCGGGACCGCGAGAGCGGGCGGGAACGGCGACCCGGGCACGGGCAGCGGCCCGGGCACCGCCAGTGATCCGAACGCGCACGGCGACCCGGGCGCGGACGGGAGCGGGAGAGCGGGCGCGGGTAGCGACCCAAGCGCGGGCGGGAACGCGACAGCGGACGCGGACGGTGGCCCGGACGCAGGCGACAGCCCGAACACAGGCGGCAGCCCGAACGCAGGCGGTGGTCCGGGCGCAGGTGGGTTGCGGGCGTTGTACTTCCCCGTGCCGGATCGTGAAGTCCTGTATCCCACCCCCCGGTTCGATGTCGCGCTCGCGCCCGGCGGCATCACCGTCACCGCCCGCACCCTGGTCCGGGACCTGCTGCTGCAGGCCGACCGGCTGGATCCGCAGGCGCGGGCCGATCGGGGGCTGGTCACGCTGCTGCCGGGGGAAGAGGTGACCATCGGGGTGCGCGGCTGGAAGACTCCGGACGCGGAGAGTGCCCGTTCGGCCCTGTACTGCGTGGAGCCCACCCGATGA
- a CDS encoding polysaccharide deacetylase family protein, protein MSKRRSNAHRHAAQAAENKPVVSRRSALFMGGAGGVAMAGGGAWLGQVVAQPAAPAAEGAIGGLATPPLYAPSGRRPKYRRASWSQQFQASHGWTPGGAGTASAEANDKSAFVRGTQSVRVTTNGTGKQSYVRKTGMPAVSLTGKMIRLVFRVDDVTNLAKLVFYLGSGSLANHFAWTFHAHSKTSANYVQSGEWVTVHLQWADVNAAAGTYSIGADGKPSTRTGFTDMSFAVYDDAGGPVTYRLQAVELIPDTVSVFPKGVVSITFDDSHKSIHDLARPVMDRYGFPGTVYNIADAIGTGSFLTLNQMRSMQDFSGWEMAGHSYANAVHTASYPKLTAEEADTDFRKLREWLVSNGFTSEHFAYPHGAFQKTTDGVPVDQIASRHFTTARSIISETIESFAPAMPYRLKALTGINDGTGIGGTALPKLTGAGGRLDRCVNSGDWLILCLHKVTEGAPATSTEIGKAGLETLMKAIDDRDIPVLTVEEAMASYT, encoded by the coding sequence GTGAGCAAAAGGCGGTCCAACGCCCACAGGCACGCTGCCCAGGCTGCGGAGAACAAGCCGGTGGTGAGCCGGCGTTCCGCACTGTTCATGGGCGGCGCCGGAGGCGTCGCGATGGCCGGCGGTGGCGCCTGGCTGGGCCAGGTGGTGGCCCAGCCCGCCGCGCCGGCCGCCGAGGGAGCCATCGGAGGCCTCGCCACGCCTCCTCTCTACGCCCCCTCCGGCCGCCGCCCGAAGTACCGCCGGGCCAGCTGGTCCCAGCAGTTCCAGGCCTCCCACGGCTGGACGCCCGGGGGCGCGGGCACCGCGTCGGCCGAGGCGAACGACAAGTCCGCCTTCGTGCGCGGCACCCAGTCGGTCCGGGTGACCACGAACGGCACCGGCAAGCAGTCGTACGTTCGCAAGACCGGCATGCCCGCGGTGAGCCTGACCGGCAAGATGATCCGGCTCGTCTTCCGCGTCGACGACGTGACGAACCTGGCCAAGCTCGTCTTCTACCTGGGCAGCGGCTCCCTCGCGAACCACTTCGCCTGGACCTTCCACGCCCACTCCAAGACATCGGCCAACTACGTCCAGTCCGGGGAGTGGGTGACGGTCCACCTCCAGTGGGCGGACGTCAACGCGGCGGCCGGCACGTACTCCATCGGTGCCGACGGCAAGCCGTCCACCAGGACCGGCTTCACCGACATGTCGTTCGCCGTCTACGACGACGCGGGCGGCCCGGTGACGTACCGGCTCCAGGCCGTGGAGCTGATACCGGACACCGTCTCGGTCTTCCCCAAGGGCGTCGTCTCCATCACCTTCGACGACTCCCACAAGTCGATCCACGACCTGGCCCGCCCGGTCATGGACCGCTACGGCTTCCCCGGCACGGTCTACAACATCGCCGACGCCATCGGCACCGGCAGCTTCCTGACCCTCAACCAGATGCGCTCGATGCAGGACTTCTCCGGCTGGGAGATGGCCGGCCACTCGTACGCGAACGCCGTCCACACGGCGAGCTATCCCAAGCTCACCGCCGAGGAGGCCGACACCGACTTCCGGAAGCTGCGCGAGTGGCTGGTGTCCAACGGCTTCACCAGCGAGCACTTCGCGTATCCGCACGGCGCGTTCCAGAAGACGACCGACGGTGTCCCGGTCGACCAGATCGCGAGCCGGCACTTCACCACGGCCCGGTCGATCATCTCCGAGACGATCGAGTCGTTCGCGCCGGCGATGCCGTACCGCCTCAAGGCGCTGACCGGCATCAACGACGGCACCGGCATCGGCGGTACGGCGCTGCCGAAGCTGACCGGCGCGGGCGGCCGGCTCGACCGCTGCGTGAACAGCGGTGACTGGCTGATCCTCTGCCTGCACAAGGTCACCGAGGGCGCCCCGGCGACGAGCACCGAGATCGGCAAGGCGGGCCTGGAGACGCTGATGAAGGCGATCGACGACCGGGACATCCCGGTGCTGACGGTCGAGGAGGCGATGGCTTCCTACACCTGA
- a CDS encoding thiolase family protein, whose protein sequence is MPRTVRDVVFVDGVRTPFGKAGPKGIYHETRADDLVVKAIRELLRRNPGLDPKKIDEVAIAATTQIGDQGLTIGRTAGILAGLPQSVPGYSIDRMCAGALTAVTTVAGSVAFGAYDVAIAGGVEHMGRHPMGEGVDPNPRFVSEKLVDESALFMGMTAENLHDRYPQITKLRADEYAVRSQEKAAKAYANGKIQADLVPISVRRTSPEAGETGWGLVTADEPMRPGTTLENLQGLKTPFRVHGRVTAGNAAGLNDGATASVIASEDFARENDLPVKMRLVSYSFAGVEPEVMGYGPIPATEKALAQAGLSISDIGLFEINEAFAVQVLAFLDHYGIADDDERVNQYGGAIAFGHPLASSGVRLMTQLARQFEEQPHVRYGLTTMCVGFGMGATVIWENPHFEGDK, encoded by the coding sequence GTGCCTCGTACCGTCAGGGACGTCGTCTTCGTAGACGGCGTCCGCACCCCGTTCGGCAAGGCGGGCCCGAAGGGCATCTACCACGAGACCCGTGCCGACGACCTCGTCGTGAAGGCGATCCGGGAGCTGCTGCGCCGCAACCCCGGACTCGACCCGAAGAAGATCGACGAGGTCGCCATCGCCGCCACCACGCAGATCGGTGACCAGGGCCTCACCATCGGCCGCACGGCCGGGATCCTCGCCGGTCTGCCGCAGTCGGTCCCGGGCTACTCCATCGACCGCATGTGCGCGGGCGCCCTGACGGCCGTGACCACGGTCGCCGGTTCCGTGGCCTTCGGTGCCTACGACGTGGCGATCGCCGGTGGTGTCGAGCACATGGGCCGCCACCCGATGGGCGAGGGCGTCGACCCGAACCCGCGGTTCGTCAGCGAGAAGCTGGTCGACGAGTCGGCCCTGTTCATGGGCATGACCGCGGAGAACCTGCACGACCGCTACCCGCAGATCACCAAGCTGCGCGCCGACGAGTACGCGGTGCGCTCCCAGGAGAAGGCCGCCAAGGCGTACGCCAACGGCAAGATCCAGGCCGACCTGGTGCCGATCTCGGTACGCCGCACCTCCCCCGAGGCCGGTGAGACGGGCTGGGGCCTGGTCACCGCCGACGAGCCGATGCGCCCGGGCACGACCCTGGAGAACCTCCAGGGCCTGAAGACCCCGTTCCGCGTCCACGGCCGGGTCACCGCCGGTAACGCCGCCGGTCTGAACGACGGCGCCACCGCCTCGGTCATCGCCTCCGAGGACTTCGCGCGGGAGAACGACCTTCCCGTCAAGATGCGCCTGGTCTCCTACTCCTTCGCGGGCGTCGAGCCGGAGGTCATGGGCTACGGCCCGATCCCGGCGACGGAGAAGGCACTGGCCCAGGCGGGCCTGTCGATCTCCGACATCGGCCTGTTCGAGATCAACGAGGCCTTCGCCGTCCAGGTCCTGGCCTTCCTCGACCACTACGGCATCGCCGACGACGACGAGCGCGTCAACCAGTACGGCGGCGCCATCGCCTTCGGCCACCCGCTGGCCTCCTCCGGCGTCCGTCTGATGACGCAGCTGGCCCGCCAGTTCGAGGAGCAGCCGCACGTCCGCTACGGCCTGACCACCATGTGCGTCGGCTTCGGCATGGGCGCGACGGTCATCTGGGAGAACCCGCACTTCGAGGGGGACAAGTGA
- a CDS encoding cellulose binding domain-containing protein, protein MASSRRRTPGRRVWPKIRLLLLVAVVAAGGTALYPVWKAANPDPPELKVRYRTDTPATAAAAKPSFEVFNDTGKALPLSDVTLRYYFTADGAPGPSSYAFNCVNAVFGCSNVAGRVVAMDKATDTADHYLEVRFTAGAGSLKPGANSKGIDLQLFRTDHKRLKQSDDRSFDAEMTSYKEAEKVTAYKRGVLAWGEEPDGTKASDEKKASAKAGAPDPLPAPPDGVLFDDFTYQGAKDPALFKHGWLVRTSKGGPGIESTWSADGVTFPTAEGAHADGQVLNLRAGTDGTEAGTKQASLGTAASKFRDGTYAARIHFSDDPTTGDTGDHVNQTFYTIGGKGSKYSELDNEYMPNGGWGRPGPKLDTVTWYDHKTNDRVYETTNKSLAAWHTVLIRVKDGVVAYWLDGKKLFLSNGKYAPRADMSVNFNHWFIDLPFKGDRAWDMKVDWLYYNANETLSAKQVQSAVEGFTDEGMNYFDTVRESR, encoded by the coding sequence GTGGCGTCCTCCCGTCGCCGAACACCCGGACGCCGGGTCTGGCCCAAGATCAGGCTCCTGCTCCTCGTGGCCGTGGTCGCCGCCGGTGGCACCGCGCTCTATCCCGTGTGGAAGGCCGCGAACCCGGACCCGCCCGAACTGAAGGTCCGCTACCGGACCGACACTCCGGCCACGGCCGCGGCGGCCAAGCCGTCGTTCGAGGTCTTCAACGACACCGGGAAGGCACTGCCGTTGAGCGATGTGACGCTCCGGTACTACTTCACGGCCGACGGCGCCCCGGGTCCCTCGTCGTACGCCTTCAACTGTGTCAACGCCGTCTTCGGCTGCTCGAACGTCGCCGGCCGGGTCGTCGCGATGGACAAGGCCACCGACACCGCCGACCACTACCTGGAGGTCAGGTTCACGGCCGGCGCGGGCAGCCTGAAGCCCGGCGCCAACAGCAAGGGCATCGACCTCCAGCTCTTCCGCACCGACCACAAGCGGCTGAAGCAGTCCGACGACCGCTCCTTCGACGCCGAGATGACGTCGTACAAGGAGGCGGAGAAGGTCACCGCGTACAAGCGGGGCGTCCTCGCCTGGGGTGAGGAGCCGGACGGCACCAAGGCGAGCGACGAGAAGAAGGCCTCGGCGAAGGCCGGCGCACCCGACCCGCTGCCGGCTCCCCCGGACGGGGTGCTGTTCGACGACTTCACCTACCAGGGCGCCAAGGACCCGGCCCTGTTCAAGCACGGCTGGCTGGTCCGCACCAGCAAGGGCGGCCCCGGCATCGAGAGCACCTGGTCGGCGGACGGCGTCACCTTCCCCACCGCCGAGGGCGCCCACGCGGACGGCCAGGTCCTCAACCTGCGCGCCGGCACGGACGGCACCGAGGCCGGGACGAAGCAGGCGAGCCTCGGCACCGCCGCGAGCAAGTTCCGCGACGGCACCTACGCGGCCCGGATCCACTTCAGCGACGATCCGACCACCGGAGACACCGGCGACCACGTCAACCAGACCTTCTACACCATCGGCGGCAAGGGCTCGAAGTACAGCGAGCTGGACAACGAGTACATGCCGAACGGCGGCTGGGGCCGGCCCGGCCCCAAGCTCGACACCGTGACCTGGTACGACCACAAGACGAACGACCGGGTCTACGAGACCACGAACAAGAGCCTCGCCGCCTGGCACACCGTGCTGATCAGGGTGAAGGACGGCGTCGTCGCCTACTGGCTCGACGGCAAGAAGCTCTTCCTCAGCAACGGCAAGTACGCCCCGCGCGCGGACATGTCCGTGAACTTCAACCACTGGTTCATCGACCTGCCCTTCAAGGGCGACCGCGCCTGGGACATGAAGGTGGACTGGCTCTACTACAACGCGAACGAAACCCTGTCGGCGAAGCAAGTCCAGTCCGCGGTCGAGGGCTTCACCGACGAGGGAATGAACTACTTCGACACGGTTCGGGAGTCCCGGTGA
- a CDS encoding LacI family DNA-binding transcriptional regulator has translation MTATPTPRVTIKDVAARAGVSKGAVSLAFNHKPGLSEATRDRIFRAARELGWAPNLTARTLAGSRVDVVGLAVCRPARMLGLEPWYMEFVSGVESVLAEHSCSLLLRLVRNLDEEVGVQESWWRGRQIGGSILVDFRAGDPRVGLVERLGLPVVAVGHPSLTGGLTSVWTDDATAVTEAVRYLAALGHRRIARVGGAADLGHTAIRTAAFDEAAAALALAGAWQVATDFSGDAGARATRSLLTAAPPDRPTAIVYDNDVMAVAGLSVAAEMGLRVPADVSLLAWDDSQLCRLTHPTLSAMSHDVHGFGAEVARTLFGVISGDGAACSHPVPTPVLTPRGSTAPPR, from the coding sequence ATGACGGCAACGCCGACCCCCCGCGTCACCATCAAGGACGTCGCCGCGCGCGCCGGCGTGTCCAAGGGTGCCGTGTCGCTCGCGTTCAACCACAAGCCCGGGCTGTCGGAGGCGACCCGGGACCGGATCTTCCGGGCGGCTCGGGAGCTGGGCTGGGCGCCGAACCTCACGGCGCGGACGCTGGCCGGTTCGCGCGTGGACGTGGTCGGGCTCGCGGTGTGCCGGCCGGCGCGGATGCTCGGGCTCGAACCCTGGTACATGGAGTTCGTCTCGGGCGTGGAGAGCGTCCTGGCCGAGCACTCCTGCTCCCTGCTGCTGAGACTCGTACGCAATCTGGACGAGGAGGTGGGGGTCCAGGAGTCATGGTGGCGGGGGCGGCAGATCGGCGGGTCGATCCTGGTCGACTTCCGGGCCGGCGATCCCCGGGTGGGCCTGGTGGAGCGGCTCGGGCTGCCGGTGGTCGCGGTGGGGCATCCCTCGCTGACCGGTGGGCTCACCTCGGTGTGGACCGACGACGCGACGGCCGTGACGGAGGCGGTGCGGTATCTGGCCGCGCTGGGGCACCGGCGGATCGCCCGGGTGGGCGGGGCGGCGGACCTCGGGCACACGGCCATCCGGACGGCGGCGTTCGACGAGGCAGCGGCGGCGCTGGCGCTGGCCGGGGCGTGGCAGGTGGCGACGGACTTCTCCGGGGACGCGGGGGCGCGGGCGACCCGGTCCTTGCTGACGGCCGCGCCGCCGGACCGGCCGACGGCGATCGTGTACGACAACGACGTCATGGCGGTGGCCGGGCTGTCGGTGGCGGCGGAGATGGGACTGCGGGTGCCGGCGGACGTGTCACTGCTGGCCTGGGACGACTCGCAGCTGTGCCGGCTCACCCACCCGACGTTGTCCGCGATGAGTCATGACGTACACGGTTTCGGGGCGGAGGTGGCCCGGACGTTGTTCGGGGTGATCAGCGGGGACGGGGCGGCCTGTTCGCATCCCGTGCCGACTCCGGTGCTGACGCCGAGAGGGTCCACTGCGCCGCCTCGGTGA
- a CDS encoding 3-hydroxyacyl-CoA dehydrogenase NAD-binding domain-containing protein, which produces MSTTAELLKQASELFPDEVVTSAHVRHFDLPLGAGRFALITLDNGLDHTKPTTFGPASLANLNAAIDQVQKEAADGEIVGVGITGKPFIFAVGADLKGVEILKEYEHALAIGKGGHEVFKRLSKLAVPTFAYYNGAAMGGGVEVGLHCSYRTVSAALPAFSLPEVFLGLVPGWGGCTLLPNLIGADKAVSVIIENSLNQNKQLKGKQVYELGIADAIFEGADFLEQSLIWTASVLKGELEIERPVIDRGEAWDQAVAKGRFIADSKVHGAAPAAYRALDIIAAAKNGDLQQGYDAEDKALADLIMGGELRAGIYAFNLVQKRGKRPAGAPDKNLARPVTKVGVVGAGLMASQLALLFLRRLEVPVVLTDIDQERVDKGVGYVHAEIDKLLGKGRINQDKANRLKGLVTGVLDKAEGFADADFIIEAVFEEMGVKQKVFAEVEAVAPAHAILATNTSSLSVSEMASKLKHPERVVGFHFFNPVAVLPLLEIVRGEQTDEASLATAFGVAKKLKKTAVLVKDAPAFVVNRILTRFMGEIQNVIDEGTPVEVAEKAVEPLGLPMSPLVLLELVGPAIGLHVSETLNRAFPDRFTVSPNLKAVVEAGKRGFYVYDSGKPELDPEVAALLKQGDTVLTEEQVRERVLDAVAQEIGLMLDEGVVAEAQDIDLCLITGAGWPFHLGGITPYLDREGVSERVNGKRFLAQGVASVPA; this is translated from the coding sequence GTGAGCACCACCGCCGAGCTTCTGAAGCAGGCTTCCGAACTGTTCCCGGACGAGGTCGTCACCAGTGCGCACGTACGCCACTTCGACCTCCCCCTGGGTGCCGGGCGCTTCGCCCTGATCACCCTGGACAACGGCCTGGACCACACCAAGCCGACCACCTTCGGCCCGGCCTCGCTGGCGAACCTGAACGCCGCGATCGACCAGGTCCAGAAGGAGGCGGCGGACGGCGAGATCGTCGGCGTCGGCATCACCGGCAAGCCGTTCATCTTCGCGGTCGGCGCCGACCTCAAGGGCGTGGAGATCCTCAAGGAGTACGAGCACGCGCTCGCCATCGGCAAGGGCGGCCACGAGGTCTTCAAGCGGCTGTCCAAGCTGGCCGTGCCGACCTTCGCGTACTACAACGGCGCCGCGATGGGCGGCGGTGTCGAGGTCGGTCTGCACTGCAGCTACCGGACCGTCTCCGCGGCCCTGCCGGCGTTCTCGCTGCCCGAGGTGTTCCTCGGCCTGGTCCCGGGCTGGGGCGGCTGCACGCTGCTGCCGAACCTGATCGGCGCCGACAAGGCCGTCTCGGTGATCATCGAGAACAGCCTCAACCAGAACAAGCAGCTCAAGGGCAAGCAGGTCTACGAACTCGGGATCGCCGACGCGATCTTCGAGGGCGCGGACTTCCTGGAGCAGTCGCTGATCTGGACCGCGTCCGTCCTCAAGGGCGAGCTGGAGATCGAGCGCCCGGTGATCGACCGCGGCGAGGCCTGGGACCAGGCCGTCGCCAAGGGCCGTTTCATCGCGGACTCCAAGGTGCACGGCGCGGCCCCGGCCGCCTACCGCGCCCTGGACATCATCGCCGCCGCCAAGAACGGCGACCTCCAGCAGGGCTACGACGCCGAGGACAAGGCGCTCGCCGACCTGATCATGGGCGGCGAACTGCGCGCCGGCATCTACGCCTTCAACCTGGTGCAGAAGCGCGGCAAGCGCCCGGCCGGTGCCCCGGACAAGAACCTGGCCCGTCCGGTCACCAAGGTCGGTGTCGTCGGCGCCGGTCTGATGGCCAGCCAGCTCGCGCTGCTGTTCCTGCGCCGTCTGGAGGTGCCGGTCGTGCTGACCGACATCGACCAGGAGCGCGTCGACAAGGGTGTGGGCTATGTCCACGCCGAGATCGACAAGCTGCTCGGCAAGGGCCGGATCAACCAGGACAAGGCCAACCGCCTCAAGGGGCTGGTGACCGGCGTCCTGGACAAGGCCGAGGGCTTCGCGGACGCGGACTTCATCATCGAGGCCGTGTTCGAGGAGATGGGCGTCAAGCAGAAGGTGTTCGCGGAGGTCGAGGCGGTCGCCCCGGCGCACGCGATCCTGGCCACCAACACCTCCTCGCTGTCGGTGTCGGAGATGGCGTCGAAGCTGAAGCACCCCGAGCGGGTCGTCGGCTTCCACTTCTTCAACCCGGTCGCCGTGCTGCCGCTGCTGGAGATCGTCCGCGGCGAGCAGACCGACGAGGCCTCGCTGGCCACGGCGTTCGGCGTCGCCAAGAAGCTGAAGAAGACCGCGGTGCTGGTGAAGGACGCCCCGGCGTTCGTGGTGAACCGCATCCTGACCCGCTTCATGGGCGAGATCCAGAACGTCATCGACGAGGGCACCCCGGTCGAGGTCGCCGAGAAGGCGGTCGAGCCGCTGGGTCTGCCGATGTCGCCGCTGGTCCTGCTGGAGCTGGTCGGCCCGGCGATCGGCCTGCACGTCTCCGAGACGCTCAACAGGGCGTTCCCGGACCGCTTCACGGTCTCCCCGAACCTCAAGGCGGTCGTCGAGGCGGGCAAGCGCGGCTTCTACGTCTACGACAGCGGCAAGCCCGAGCTCGACCCCGAGGTCGCGGCGCTGCTCAAGCAGGGCGACACCGTCCTGACGGAGGAGCAGGTCCGCGAGCGCGTGCTCGACGCGGTGGCGCAGGAGATCGGGCTCATGCTCGACGAGGGCGTCGTCGCCGAGGCCCAGGACATCGACCTGTGCCTCATCACGGGCGCCGGCTGGCCGTTCCACCTGGGCGGCATCACGCCGTACCTGGACCGCGAGGGCGTCTCCGAGCGGGTCAACGGCAAGAGGTTCCTGGCGCAGGGCGTGGCGAGCGTGCCCGCGTAA